A single genomic interval of Camelina sativa cultivar DH55 chromosome 11, Cs, whole genome shotgun sequence harbors:
- the LOC104722007 gene encoding uncharacterized acetyltransferase At3g50280-like, translated as MGDEEKVEVISKSIVRPESYNEDSDRVKIHLTPWDLIFLGSEYAQKGLLFPQPSDPETNIIPRLKSSLSIALKIFYPFAGRLVKIENDDDGTSSFYVDCNGSGVRFVHASASSVSVTDVLEPVDGTVPEFLKRFFPCNGVKSLEGISDSLIAIQVTELKDGVFIGVGYSHLVTDGTSIWNFSNIWSEICFNGSDHRRTFPPLVHRGWFLDGIEYPIRMPASLTPETPDVVSTSSSILLQEKIFRFTSENISELKAKANDEVSPDDRKISSLQAVSAYMWRSIVRNSGLSSEEVICCRLIVDLRRRLDPPLEKDCCGNMVGTAITTTTVGEMFNNGLGWAALKINKSVXSQTNEEFRNFAADWVKNPSLRDVNTLTNTTAVTSSPRFNVYGNDFGWGKPIAARAGPGITYDGKLVAYPGIEQGNIEIQACLSSSVLAKLSSDAEFLKHACVV; from the exons atgggagatgaagaaaaagttgaAGTGATCTCTAAGAGCATAGTTCGACCCGAGAGCTACAACGAGGATTCGGATCGGGTTAAGATCCATCTTACTCCATGGGATCTCATATTTCTTGGATCCGAATACGCACAAAAAGGTCTTCTCTTTCCTCAACCCTCCGACCCGGAGACCAACATTATCCCTCGGTTaaaatcctctctctctatcgcaTTGAAGATCTTCTACCCGTTCGCCGGTCGTCTCGTGAAGATCGAAAACGACGACGATGGAACGTCGTCGTTTTACGTCGACTGTAATGGTTCAGGTGTAAGATTCGTCCACGCTTCAGCTAGCTCTGTTTCCGTGACTGATGTTTTAGAACCTGTCGATGGTACTGTCCCTGAGTTCTTGAAACGTTTTTTCCCGTGCAACGGTGTCAAAAGCCTTGAAGGCATCTCTGACTCACTGATCGCGATTCAAGTAACGGAACTTAAAGATGGAGTTTTCATCGGCGTTGGTTATAGCCACCTTGTTACCGATGGAACTTCGATTTGGAACTTCTCCAATATTTGGTCGGAGATTTGCTTTAACGGCTCCGATCATCGGAGAACGTTTCCTCCTTTGGTTCACCGTGGATGGTTTCTAGACGGGATTGAGTATCCGATTAGAATGCCGGCCTCATTGACGCCGGAGACACCGGACGTTGTTAGTACTTCATCGTCGATACTACTACAGGAGAAGATTTTTCGTTTCACGAGTGAAAACATCTCTGAGCTCAAAGCTAAAGCCAACGACGAGGTTAGTCCCGATGACCGGAAAATCTCCTCGCTTCAAGCGGTTTCGGCGTATATGTGGCGGTCGATAGTTAGAAACAGTGGTTTGAGTTCGGAAGAAGTGATTTGTTGCCGGTTAATCGTGGATCTGAGACGAAGGCTAGACCCTCCACTTGAGAAGGATTGTTGCGGGAATATGGTCGGGACCGCTATTACGACGACCACCGTCGGGGAGATGTTTAACAATGGCCTTGGTTGGGCTGCtctgaaaataaacaaaagtgt NNCTTCGCAAACGAATGAAGAGTTCAGAAATTTTGCTGCGGATTGGGTCAAGAACCCGAGTTTACGAGATGTCAATACTTTGACCAATACTACAGCCGTTACTAGCTCTCCTCGGTTCAATGTGTATGGAAATGATTTCGGTTGGGGTAAACCTATCGCGGCTCGAGCTGGACCAGGGATTACTTATGATGGCAAACTCGTTGCTTATCCGGGAATCGAACAAGGAAACATTGAGATTCAGGCGTGTTTATCCTCTAGTGTTTTGGCAAAGTTATCATCTGATGCTGAGTTTTTGAAACATGCATGTGTTGTTTAA
- the LOC104727695 gene encoding uncharacterized acetyltransferase At3g50280-like, producing the protein MGDEEEVEVISKSIVRPESYNEDSDRVKIHLTPWDLLFLGSEYSQKGLLFPQPDPETNVISRLKSSLSIALKIFYPFAGRLVKIENDDDGTSSCYIDCNGSGVRFVHASASSISVTDVLEPVDGTVPEFLKRFFPCNGVKSLEGISDSLIAIQVTELKDGVFIGVGYSHLVTDGTLIWNFSNIWSEICFNGSDHRRKFPPLVHRGWFLDGIEYPIRMPASVTTETPNLDGTSSSILLQEKIFRFTSENISELKAKANGEVSPDDRKISSLQAVSAYMWRSIVRNSGLSPEEVICCGLMVDLRRRLDPPLEKDCCGNMVGTAITTTTVGEMFNNGLGWAALKINKSVASQTNEEFREFAADWVKNPSLLDVNTLTNTIAVTSSPRFNVYGNDFGWGKPIAARAGTGITHDGKLVAYPGIEPGNIEIQTCLSSSVLAKLSTDAEFLKHACVV; encoded by the coding sequence atgggtgatgaagaagaagttgaagtgATCTCTAAGAGCATAGTTCGACCCGAGAGCTACAACGAGGATTCGGATCGGGTTAAGATCCATCTTACTCCATGGGATCTCTTATTTCTTGGATCCGAATACTCACAAAAAGGTCTCCTCTTTCCTCAACCCGACCCGGAAACCAACGTCATCTCTAGGTTAAAATCCTCTCTCTCCATCGCTTTGAAGATCTTCTACCCATTCGCCGGTCGTCTCGTGAAAATCGAAAACGACGACGATGGAACGTCGTCGTGTTACATCGACTGTAATGGTTCAGGTGTAAGATTCGTCCACGCTTCAGCTAGCTCTATTTCCGTGACTGATGTTTTAGAACCTGTCGATGGTACTGTCCCTGAGTTCTTGAAACGTTTTTTCCCGTGCAACGGTGTGAAAAGCCTTGAAGGCATCTCTGACTCACTGATCGCGATTCAAGTAACGGAACTTAAAGATGGAGTTTTCATCGGCGTTGGTTATAGCCACCTTGTTACCGATGGAACTTTGATTTGGAACTTCTCCAATATTTGGTCGGAGATTTGCTTTAACGGCTCCGATCATCGGAGAAAGTTTCCTCCTCTGGTTCACCGTGGATGGTTTCTAGACGGGATTGAGTATCCGATTCGCATGCCGGCCTCTGTGACGACTGAGACACCGAACCTTGATGGTACTTCATCGTCGATACTACTACAAGAGAAGATCTTTCGTTTCACGAGTGAAAACATTTCTGAGCTCAAAGCCAAAGCCAACGGTGAGGTTAGTCCCGATGACCGGAAAATCTCCTCGCTTCAAGCGGTTTCGGCGTATATGTGGCGGTCGATAGTTAGAAACAGTGGTTTGAGTCCGGAAGAAGTGATTTGTTGCGGGTTAATGGTGGATCTGAGACGAAGGCTAGACCCTCCACTTGAGAAGGATTGTTGCGGGAATATGGTCGGGACCGCTATTACGACGACCACCGTCGGGGAGATGTTTAACAATGGCCTTGGTTGGGCTGCtctgaaaataaacaaaagtgttGCTTCGCAAACGAATGAAGAGTTCAGAGAGTTTGCTGCGGATTGGGTCAAGAACCCGAGTTTACTAGATGTCAATACTTTGACCAATACTATAGCCGTTACTAGCTCTCCTCGGTTCAATGTGTATGGAAATGATTTCGGTTGGGGTAAACCTATCGCGGCTCGAGCTGGAACAGGGATTACTCATGATGGCAAACTCGTTGCTTATCCGGGAATCGAACCTGGAAACATCGAGATTCAGACGTGTTTATCCTCTAGTGTTTTGGCTAAGTTATCCACTGATGCTGAGTTTTTGAAACATGCATGTGTTGTTTAA